The Polaribacter tangerinus genome has a segment encoding these proteins:
- a CDS encoding SusC/RagA family TonB-linked outer membrane protein produces the protein MKQLIIIIISVLCFSFSATAQKTVKGTITDELGEPIPGVNILEKNTSKGTFSDFDGKFTISVDEKATLVFSYLGFKTQEVSVNDRSQITVKMISDETQLDEIVVIGYGSVKKDKIATSIATVDGSEISKQVASNPAEALQGKAAGVQVLSSGGSPGASPRIVIRGITTANGSTNPLIVIDGILQPDGTSLNSVNSQDIDSFQILKDAAASAIYGSRASNGVVLITTKRGKAGKTVVGVDLSYGVQYWQKIESADAQEYMRIMNTRRTNDGNAPLFDPNNFQGEGTDWWNEVVQNFAPVLNANVRVSGGSEDLKYSGSVSVFDQQANYSKGFYQRITGRFNVDYKISDKVTLKQDLSPRIEKWENTPNLLFNSMRIDPLTPVFIPQSERVGRNQYSIYGLSQNLVPNPVAQLARQFNENDFFGFFSNTQLDYKIAPSLTFRSQLGLNISRQTSQTFNPEYFIGPNRQLEINNLTKTVTNNFDYVLNNTITFDKTLNDKHYLNITGGIVFDSENWDYLRGYSDGIPSNTNMNLWQLDAAEGETIRANANKATDNILSGVFRTIYSYDNRYFFNGSVRVDKSSRFPKNGRTGVFSSVSFAWDIDSEDFFKSETINNLRVKVGAGEVGNQNISRNGQFFSIGSGDFVFGGDRVVANFLSQFGNPNLRWETVRDKNFGISMGLFNNEITIEAEYYEKTSEDLLFSVETPNYTGIPGTVAQNVGSFQSKGFDLTLGYNKSWNDFKLNANLTFSTNESKAIELAPGNEVILGQRRPRLGNRFVKITELGETVGLFQGYQTAGIFQNQTQLNSHTSEDGTIIQPNAQVGDLIFVDQNGDGVLNDDDLTTIGNPFPDFYGGLNLNMSYKNFDFSMQWYGTFGNDVFNINTEYIRAGTQNLNVLAGLENLVWSPTNTGAQYPRLTELDRNGNYQNPSDIFIEDGSYLRLRNIQLGYNFKLKGVNKFRLYIAGQNLLTFTKYSGFDPEVSSGGIINGLGVDASRNPVAKTFLLGLNLTL, from the coding sequence ATGAAGCAATTAATTATAATTATAATAAGTGTTCTTTGTTTTAGTTTTTCGGCTACAGCTCAGAAAACTGTTAAAGGAACAATTACAGATGAATTGGGAGAGCCAATACCAGGTGTTAATATTTTAGAAAAAAACACATCAAAGGGTACTTTCTCTGATTTTGATGGTAAATTCACCATCTCTGTTGATGAAAAAGCTACCTTGGTATTTAGTTATTTGGGGTTCAAAACACAAGAAGTAAGTGTTAATGATAGGTCTCAAATTACGGTTAAAATGATATCTGATGAAACTCAATTAGATGAAATAGTTGTAATTGGGTACGGTTCCGTGAAAAAAGACAAAATAGCTACATCTATAGCAACTGTAGATGGATCAGAAATTTCAAAACAAGTTGCAAGTAATCCTGCAGAAGCGTTACAAGGTAAAGCAGCAGGTGTTCAGGTTTTGTCTTCTGGAGGTTCTCCAGGTGCATCTCCTAGAATTGTGATACGTGGTATTACTACAGCTAATGGTAGTACAAATCCACTTATTGTAATTGATGGTATTTTGCAACCAGATGGAACATCTTTAAATTCTGTAAACTCTCAAGATATAGATAGCTTTCAAATTTTAAAAGATGCAGCTGCATCTGCAATCTATGGTTCAAGAGCATCAAATGGTGTTGTTCTTATTACAACTAAAAGAGGTAAGGCAGGTAAAACCGTAGTTGGTGTAGATTTAAGTTATGGTGTGCAATATTGGCAAAAAATAGAAAGTGCAGATGCGCAAGAGTATATGAGAATAATGAATACCAGAAGAACAAATGATGGTAATGCACCATTGTTTGATCCTAATAATTTTCAAGGTGAAGGTACAGATTGGTGGAATGAAGTTGTTCAGAACTTTGCTCCAGTTTTAAATGCTAACGTAAGGGTTTCTGGAGGTTCAGAAGATTTAAAATATTCTGGAAGTGTTAGTGTTTTTGACCAGCAAGCAAATTACTCTAAGGGATTTTATCAAAGGATTACTGGAAGGTTTAATGTAGACTATAAGATTTCTGATAAAGTAACTCTTAAGCAGGATCTTAGTCCAAGAATTGAAAAATGGGAGAATACACCAAATTTGTTATTCAATTCAATGAGAATTGATCCTTTAACACCGGTATTTATTCCTCAAAGTGAGCGAGTGGGTAGAAATCAATATAGTATCTATGGTTTATCTCAAAATTTGGTACCAAATCCCGTGGCTCAATTGGCAAGACAGTTTAATGAAAATGATTTTTTTGGTTTTTTCTCTAATACACAATTAGATTATAAAATAGCACCAAGTTTAACATTTAGGTCTCAACTTGGTTTAAATATTTCTAGACAAACCTCACAAACATTTAATCCTGAGTATTTTATTGGTCCAAACCGACAGTTAGAAATTAATAATTTAACCAAAACAGTTACCAATAATTTTGACTATGTGTTAAATAATACAATAACTTTTGATAAAACCCTTAATGATAAGCACTATTTAAATATCACTGGTGGTATTGTGTTTGATTCAGAAAATTGGGATTATTTAAGAGGATATAGTGATGGTATTCCTAGCAATACAAATATGAATCTGTGGCAATTAGATGCAGCTGAAGGGGAGACTATTAGAGCAAATGCTAATAAGGCTACAGATAATATTTTGTCTGGTGTTTTTAGAACTATTTATAGTTATGATAATAGATACTTTTTCAATGGATCTGTAAGAGTTGATAAATCTTCAAGATTCCCAAAAAATGGAAGAACAGGAGTTTTCTCTAGTGTGTCTTTTGCTTGGGATATAGATTCAGAAGATTTTTTCAAAAGTGAGACTATTAATAACTTAAGAGTTAAAGTTGGTGCTGGTGAAGTAGGTAATCAAAATATAAGTCGTAACGGTCAGTTTTTCTCAATTGGTTCTGGCGATTTTGTATTTGGAGGTGATCGTGTTGTAGCTAACTTTTTGTCGCAATTTGGTAACCCTAATCTAAGATGGGAAACTGTGAGAGATAAGAATTTTGGAATTTCAATGGGTTTATTTAATAATGAAATTACTATTGAAGCAGAGTATTATGAGAAAACTTCAGAAGATTTATTATTTAGTGTAGAAACACCAAATTATACAGGTATACCTGGTACTGTGGCTCAAAATGTAGGTAGTTTTCAATCTAAAGGTTTTGATCTAACTTTAGGGTATAATAAGAGTTGGAATGATTTTAAATTAAATGCAAATTTAACATTCTCTACCAATGAAAGTAAAGCAATAGAATTAGCTCCTGGAAACGAAGTGATTTTGGGGCAAAGAAGACCTCGATTAGGAAATAGATTTGTGAAAATTACCGAATTAGGGGAAACTGTAGGTTTGTTTCAGGGTTACCAAACTGCAGGGATTTTTCAAAACCAAACCCAGTTAAATTCTCATACCTCAGAAGATGGTACTATAATTCAGCCTAATGCTCAAGTAGGTGATTTGATATTTGTAGATCAGAATGGAGATGGGGTTTTAAATGATGATGATTTAACCACAATTGGTAATCCATTTCCAGATTTTTATGGTGGTTTAAATCTTAATATGAGTTATAAGAATTTTGACTTTTCTATGCAATGGTATGGAACTTTTGGAAATGATGTATTTAATATAAATACAGAATATATACGTGCTGGTACTCAAAATCTAAATGTGTTAGCTGGTTTAGAAAATCTGGTATGGTCCCCAACAAATACAGGTGCACAATACCCAAGATTAACAGAGCTTGATAGAAATGGTAATTATCAAAACCCATCAGACATTTTTATAGAAGATGGCTCTTATTTAAGATTGCGTAACATTCAATTAGGTTATAATTTTAAATTAAAAGGTGTTAATAAATTTAGATTATACATAGCAGGGCAAAATTTACTAACATTTACGAAATATTCTGGTTTTGACCCTGAGGTAAGTAGTGGTGGTATTATTAATGGTCTAGGAGTTGATGCTTCAAGGAACCCTGTGGCAAAAACATTTTTATTAGGATTAAATTTAACATTATAA
- a CDS encoding glycoside hydrolase: MLNKYFNYFFGVVFSLVFVGCSQDMATDPNDPKFDVPEEGIILNINNTFQVIDHFGASGGFQDQWVGKWPDASKNKVAELLFSSDTDVQGNPKGIGLSLWRTIIGDGAADQVNSGFSASNWFRETECYLDTSGNYNWSKQQGEQWFMNKAREFGVSKFTTWATAPPYFMSKNGYVFSTSDVSNFNCKPENYAKYADFLATVVKYYEDQGFNITTVCPFNETQYQWNAAAGSAQQSGTRATNAEIAQVTKIIDNAFTQKGVKAKIMLPEAAQLKYLFEGGNNTSNQVNDFFSESSSNYIGNLKNLSKYIAGHSYFSNGTTQESLRQRKTLKTTLANYNLDYWQTEYSLLGTGYQQGLDVSTFSEIDYALWMARIIHTDLAFGNATGWSFWTALNQSTFGDHPFRFNLILYQPNSNSPAHTDGTFTPNKLLWALGNYSRFVKPGMERFEVVDADYNDETSVENFMISGYKNQNTKEIVLVCVNNTDTNRDLKLENYSTDFEVKGDAFEVYTTSNSSNLRKSTSSVESVSIPKKSIVTLKAVLK; the protein is encoded by the coding sequence ATGTTAAATAAGTATTTTAATTATTTTTTTGGAGTAGTTTTTAGTTTGGTTTTTGTGGGCTGTAGTCAAGATATGGCTACAGATCCAAATGACCCAAAATTTGATGTTCCTGAAGAAGGTATAATACTTAATATTAATAACACATTTCAAGTTATAGATCATTTTGGTGCTTCAGGTGGTTTTCAAGATCAATGGGTCGGAAAATGGCCTGATGCATCCAAAAATAAAGTGGCTGAATTGCTTTTTAGTTCAGATACTGATGTGCAAGGTAATCCTAAAGGAATTGGTTTGTCTTTATGGAGAACAATTATAGGTGATGGAGCAGCTGATCAAGTTAATAGTGGTTTTTCTGCATCCAATTGGTTTAGAGAAACAGAGTGTTATTTAGATACTTCCGGAAATTATAATTGGTCAAAACAGCAGGGAGAGCAGTGGTTTATGAATAAAGCAAGAGAATTTGGAGTTTCTAAATTTACTACATGGGCAACAGCACCTCCTTATTTTATGTCTAAAAATGGTTATGTTTTTAGTACTTCAGATGTGAGTAATTTTAATTGTAAGCCAGAAAATTATGCTAAATATGCAGATTTTTTAGCAACTGTAGTGAAGTATTATGAAGATCAAGGTTTTAATATTACAACTGTATGTCCTTTTAATGAAACTCAATATCAATGGAATGCAGCTGCAGGTTCTGCTCAGCAATCAGGAACAAGGGCAACAAATGCAGAAATAGCTCAAGTAACTAAAATTATCGATAACGCATTTACTCAAAAAGGTGTAAAAGCAAAAATTATGCTTCCAGAAGCAGCGCAACTAAAATATTTGTTTGAAGGTGGTAATAACACTAGTAATCAGGTTAATGATTTTTTTAGTGAGTCTAGTTCAAATTATATTGGAAATTTAAAAAACTTATCTAAATACATAGCGGGTCACAGTTATTTTAGTAACGGTACTACTCAAGAGTCTTTAAGACAAAGAAAAACGTTAAAAACAACTTTAGCAAATTACAACTTAGATTATTGGCAGACAGAATATAGTCTATTAGGTACTGGTTATCAACAAGGTTTAGATGTTTCAACTTTTTCAGAAATTGATTATGCATTATGGATGGCTAGAATCATTCATACTGATTTAGCTTTTGGAAATGCTACAGGTTGGAGTTTTTGGACGGCTTTAAATCAATCGACTTTTGGAGATCATCCTTTCCGCTTTAATTTAATTCTATATCAACCAAATTCAAACAGTCCTGCACATACCGATGGTACTTTTACTCCTAATAAACTTCTTTGGGCGTTAGGTAATTATAGTAGGTTTGTTAAACCAGGAATGGAAAGGTTTGAGGTTGTTGATGCAGATTACAATGATGAAACATCGGTTGAAAACTTTATGATTTCAGGTTACAAAAATCAAAATACAAAAGAAATTGTATTGGTATGTGTTAATAACACCGATACAAACAGAGATTTAAAATTAGAAAATTATAGTACAGATTTTGAAGTTAAGGGAGATGCTTTTGAGGTATATACAACTTCAAATTCAAGTAATCTGAGAAAATCTACATCCTCTGTAGAGTCTGTTAGTATTCCAAAGAAATCTATAGTAACATTAAAAGCAGTCTTAAAGTAA
- a CDS encoding RagB/SusD family nutrient uptake outer membrane protein: MKKLILFLGFCIAFLNVSCDADKILDQPLQGRQQLDDFFSSSENAELFVNSIYQMVNGTNWNQVNFQRQINEMASDDNWAGNTRQPRPDITGIAQYNVFPGSTYFNLFWENHYIGITRANIALDRVPEVEIDDETKARLIAEAKFLRAFFYFDLVRNFGGVPIVTTYNEILEPTINDKVRSSVAEVYDFIESDLKDAMNSLPLRSQQTLGQSGRATKGAVQSLLAKVYLFEEKWAEAQAMAKTVMDSGEYSLEADFADVYKVGNLNGVETIFEIQYINNPTFNGVGGQFSITNGSRGDRGWGWASPSSDLENAFLSEGDNIRLRSTIIKHGEPVFGDPAVTSFDGKPSENKSGRTNRKYYIPTDERPDPYQRGQLPLHYIHLRLADVILIHAEAAYFNGDEAAAKSSLQLVRDRVQLPSKNNLSGDALRDAIWKERRLELALEQHRLYDLRRQKINGVPRIALILGPNGSFVKYNTEVSTDPFETTNLLEPQNSGALFDPNIHLLWPIPPEEIQLSRGNIVQNPGY, encoded by the coding sequence ATGAAAAAACTTATTTTATTTTTAGGATTTTGTATTGCTTTTCTTAACGTAAGTTGCGATGCAGACAAAATATTAGATCAACCTTTACAAGGTAGACAGCAATTAGATGATTTTTTCTCATCATCAGAAAATGCGGAGTTATTTGTCAATAGTATTTACCAAATGGTTAATGGGACAAATTGGAATCAAGTAAATTTTCAGCGTCAAATTAACGAAATGGCTTCTGATGATAATTGGGCAGGAAATACAAGGCAACCAAGACCAGATATTACTGGTATAGCACAATATAACGTATTTCCTGGTTCTACTTACTTCAATTTATTTTGGGAAAACCATTACATAGGTATAACAAGGGCTAATATAGCTCTAGATAGAGTTCCTGAGGTAGAAATTGATGATGAAACAAAAGCTAGATTAATTGCGGAAGCAAAGTTTTTAAGAGCGTTCTTTTATTTTGATTTAGTTAGAAACTTTGGAGGCGTGCCTATTGTAACTACGTACAATGAGATTTTAGAACCAACAATTAATGATAAAGTTAGATCTTCTGTAGCAGAAGTTTATGATTTTATTGAGTCAGATTTAAAAGATGCCATGAATTCATTGCCATTAAGAAGTCAGCAAACTCTTGGGCAATCAGGAAGAGCAACTAAAGGTGCGGTACAATCTTTATTGGCAAAGGTGTATCTCTTTGAAGAAAAATGGGCAGAAGCTCAAGCTATGGCAAAAACCGTTATGGATTCAGGGGAGTATAGTTTAGAGGCAGATTTTGCTGATGTTTATAAAGTAGGTAATTTAAATGGTGTTGAAACTATTTTTGAAATTCAATATATTAATAACCCAACATTTAATGGTGTTGGTGGTCAGTTTTCCATTACTAATGGAAGTCGTGGAGATCGTGGTTGGGGATGGGCATCACCTTCAAGTGACTTGGAAAATGCTTTTTTAAGTGAAGGTGATAATATTAGGTTAAGATCTACGATTATAAAACACGGAGAACCTGTTTTTGGTGATCCTGCAGTAACTTCATTTGATGGAAAGCCAAGTGAAAATAAATCTGGTCGTACAAACAGAAAGTATTACATTCCAACAGATGAAAGACCAGATCCATATCAAAGAGGTCAATTGCCATTACATTACATTCATTTAAGGTTAGCAGATGTTATTTTAATTCATGCAGAAGCTGCTTATTTTAATGGAGATGAGGCAGCTGCTAAAAGCTCTTTGCAATTGGTTAGAGATCGAGTTCAATTGCCTTCTAAAAATAATTTATCTGGAGACGCTTTAAGAGATGCAATATGGAAAGAAAGAAGATTAGAGTTGGCTTTAGAACAGCATAGGCTTTATGATCTTAGAAGACAAAAAATAAATGGAGTTCCTAGAATTGCTTTAATACTGGGGCCAAATGGTTCTTTTGTAAAGTACAATACAGAGGTAAGTACAGATCCTTTTGAGACAACTAATTTATTGGAACCTCAAAATAGTGGAGCATTATTTGATCCTAATATTCACTTATTATGGCCAATACCACCAGAAGAGATTCAATTGTCTAGAGGTAATATCGTGCAGAATCCTGGATATTAA